One genomic segment of Manis pentadactyla isolate mManPen7 chromosome 1, mManPen7.hap1, whole genome shotgun sequence includes these proteins:
- the LOC118932670 gene encoding keratin-associated protein 13-1-like, protein MSYNCCSRNFSSCSLRGYLRYPGSSCGSSYPSSLVYSTDLCSPRPCQLGSSVYRGCQKTRCEPARCQTSRVVSSPCQVSCYRPRTSMLCSPSLSTYSGSLGCGSSSFCSQGCGPSAFRPLGYGVCGFPSLSHGSRLCRPTYFAPMFC, encoded by the coding sequence ATGTCCTACAACTGCTGCTCCAGAAACTTCTCCTCCTGCTCCCTCAGGGGCTACCTGCGCTACCCAGGCTCCTCCTGTGGCTCTTCCTACCCCAGCAGCCTGGTCTACAGCACCGACCTCTGCTCTCCCAGACCCTGCCAGCTGGGCTCCTCTGTCTACAGGGGCTGTCAGAAGACCCGCTGTGAGCCCGCCAGGTGCCAGACGTCCCGTGTGGTGTCCAGCCCCTGCCAGGTGTCCTGCTACCGCCCGAGGACCTCCATGCTCTGCAGTCCCTCCCTGTCAACTTACTCTGGGTCTCTGGGCTGTGGGTCCAGCAGCTTCTGCTCCCAGGGCTGTGGACCCAGTGCCTTCAGACCCCTGGGTTATGGAGTCTGTGGTTTCCCTTCTCTGAGCCACGGATCCAGATTGTGCCGCCCAACCTACTTTGCCCCCATGTTCTGCTAA